The Salvelinus namaycush isolate Seneca chromosome 16, SaNama_1.0, whole genome shotgun sequence genome has a segment encoding these proteins:
- the si:ch211-214e3.5 gene encoding zinc finger protein 518A: protein MEEDLKTLDDPAESHDDMEAEEEKESAKDHTGQKLDQFPGLPCSDQCDPDETSVEESGSRKTVRKASKSPCKIQQGAVFSGKILSFGCSECKGDATYSPNDLLKHFQGAHKGTLPTYPCDLCGFVTNEFPALQRHRIGHRNTLVTCEICNNDIQYSLLLLTRHYIMSHSQNGHFHCEKCEFSTVDAGTFVQHIHHHNESWLKCVKCQHVSSSRGEHQRHLKLHSGTFPFTCQVCGYGAARREYLTKHMVTVHGEEAGKKNIWRATEDSNNTLANSSSGLKLLLKKSPAAGGQSKESQWMSKLNSLPGVGLLDQNGRLLNPEKTLEETQQFLDRAVGVKKDCKKRVKGTLKNEQQFDSQAVSSITPPKSQESDDSYGADTLSPNNSNGLTVLMVKNKISIPPNCTTKVMGFKMVDGKKHLVLKVIPTAKPESSAENKMSCRAQERGCPIIDATSDGNQCSDSAENWENSSTIFPYMTVLSPSGTDRDAAISVQVKPEEEDISIEETLPILEKLPQKIAQKAKHTEQQRNGEQHKFQDEQIPSLAVSPMTKESDHSTIQNGKLNNNTSSIAKQPNDSELGDKMSAYSSPNVTAMEVVPAKMLTDKTMPSESAYETMLPKLVSEETISMLRVGDLNTATADKISDPITENSPVPNGEMLPSNDKPKKTASEPMTGDILPSDDTIEKNHSIIKEMVPSDFTANKMNSCVATKTKTETLSPDLMPLLESHPAESDNSKETDTNAENLNSPNQEVFSFHNYSKETSSISSNSTQPCEHPSELSTEDESVWMKESPEWSLTLAASPQPPDEGNGEVESAEETETAMERVSDSDIEVDECIATVDLATPVAAERDNHGHSGSKHQVQTTVKTEEESVPVSERATGSINSLAVLGRILEEHSDAIISHQLEKDRIGCSAASHDSVKPPKTMLRILKTAEGKQQMFLQTAENQFAVPVQLQGNAGFKLITKSSAPQINVSYVKPGIEIQNHTTGLALTLNGGRFSILGHTVGASEKGAMPLSAIQPGASTSASHYLVNSTAFKRNMLLSDAAHSSPGENTIKSLQTCYLVQRPVPVTQPPHNAGSKLASSMSQSPLMSRPVLAMSANSVNKLTALHTGRQAFLVRYISPAKSGMLLNSPDGKSVNQKGQPNENRGNKVVYKIVRTANGNTFLAGAAHSSANKPIYLATNSTQMPCFLMSSNNVSTGGQKLVPIQNASHKPVIASKLSNILSPQSNMQGRVRQQVGIDGLNKSPLTPSRQLSQRKRHRKALFDELPEHLPKVKRLSSKAVTEKGAPSLWVPVPKDAERTLRLYPFSSLQEIKCPRRNQPVVVLNHPDADIPEVASIMRSANKYKGAVSKVALSQKTVQALSELGPTGLLGKSAKVKCPSSQSCGSRLRPSESRVRERFLLKLKFKKMSRKKYEVVKSLSRCAERSSMFACWFCGRLFNNQEEWIGHGQRHLMEATRDWNKPF, encoded by the coding sequence atggaagaggaccTGAAAACACTGGATGATCCTGCTGAAAGCCATGACGACATGGAGGCTGAGGAAGAAAAGGAATCGGCAAAGGACCACACCGGCCAGAAGTTAGATCAATTTCCTGGGTTGCCATGTAGTGACCAATGTGACCCTGATGAAACATCTGTTGAAGAGTCAGGTAGTCGCAAGACAGTCAGAAAAGCATCCAAGTCCCCATGTAAAATACAGCAAGGTGCAGTCTTCTCTGGGAAAATACTTAGCTTTGGGTGTTCAGAGTGTAAGGGTGACGCTACCTACAGCCCCAATGATCTCCTCAAACATTTTCAGGGGGCTCACAAGGGGACTCTGCCGACATATCCATGTGACTTGTGTGGCTTTGTTACAAATGAGTTCCCTGCACTTCAGCGCCATCGGATCGGGCACAGGAACACTTTAGTCACATGCGAGATCTGTAATAATGATATACAGTACTCTCTCCTCCTGCTCACTAGACACTATATCATGTCTCACAGCCAAAATGGCCACTTTCACTGCGAAAAATGTGAGTTCTCAACAGTTGACGCAGGGACATTTGTGCAGCACATCCATCATCACAATGAGAGCTGGCTCAAATGTGTGAAATGTCAACATGTGAGCTCTAGCCGAGGTGAGCACCAGAGGCACCTAAAACTCCACTCGGGTACCTTCCCCTTCACGTGTCAGGTCTGTGGATATGGGGCAGCACGGAGAGAATACCTCACAAAGCACATGGTAACTGTCCATGGTGAGGAGGCAGGCAAGAAAAATATATGGAGAGCAACGGAGGACAGCAACAATACCCTGGCAAACTCCTCTTCAGGATTAAAACTCCTGCTGAAGAAAAGCCCTGCTGCAGGTGGTCAATCTAAGGAATCCCAGTGGATGTCCAAACTGAATTCTCTTCCTGGAGTAGGTTTACTTGACCAAAATGGAAGGTTGTTGAACCCAGAGAAAACATTGGAGGAAACCCAACAGTTCCTTGACAGGGCTGTGGGTGTGAAAAAGGACTGTAAGAAGCGGGTCAAAGGGACTCTTAAGAATGAGCAGCAATTTGACTCCCAGGCTGTATCATCTATAACACCACCTAAGTCCCAGGAAAGTGATGACAGTTATGGGGCTGACACCCTAAGCCCGAACAACTCCAATGGACTAACTGTTCTCATGGTCAAAAATAAAATCTCTATTCCACCTAACTGTACTACAAAAGTAATGGGGTTCAAAATGGTTGACGGCAAAAAGCATTTAGTTCTCAAAGTTATACCAACAGCAAAACCTGAGTCCTCTGCAGAAAATAAAATGTCATGTAGAGCTCAAGAGAGAGGCTGCCCAATTATAGACGCTACCTCCGATGGAAATCAATGCTCAGATTCGGCTGAAAATTGGGAAAATTCAAGTACTATCTTCCCTTACATGACAGTTCTAAGCCCCTCTGGAACTGATCGAGATGCTGCAATTTCAGTTCAAGTGAAACCAGAGGAAGAGGACATTAGCATTGAGGAGACGTTGCCCATACTGGAGAAACTACCACAGAAAATAGCACAGAAAGCAAAACACACAGAGCAGCAGAGGAATGGTGAACAACATAAGTTTCAGGATGAACAGATTCCTTCCTTGGCAGTTTCTCCAATGACCAAAGAGTCAGATCACTCCACGATTCAGAACGGTAAACTGAATAACAATACATCATCAATTGCTAAGCAGCCGAATGATTCTGAGTTGGGAGACAAAATGTCTGCTTATTCAAGCcctaatgtgactgctatggagGTCGTTCCAGCCAAAATGCTCACAGATAAGACCATGCCCTCTGAATCAGCTTATGAGACCATGCTTCCCAAACTAGTCTCTGAAGAAACTATCAGCATGCTTAGAGTTGGTGACCTGAATACAGCTACAGCTGATAAGATCAGTGACCCCATCACTGAAAATTCCCCTGTGCCCAATGGAGAGATGTTACCCTCCAATGACAAACCTAAGAAGACTGCCTCAGAACCCATGACTGGCGACATCCTACCTTCTGATGATACCATTGAAAAAAATCATTCAATTATCAAGGAGATGGTTCCTTCTGATTTTACTGCCAATAAGATGAATTCCTGTGTAGCGACGAAGACTAAAACTGAAACTTTATCCCCAGATCTGATGCCCCTACTGGAGTCACACCCAGCTGAATCAGACAACTCCAAAGAGACTGATACTAATGCTGAAAATCTTAATTCTCCCAACCAAGAGGTGTTCAGTTTTCATAATTACTCAAAGGAAACATCAAGCATTTCCTCCAACTCAACACAACCTTGTGAACATCCATCAGAGCTTTCGACAGAGGATGAAAGTGTTTGGATGAAAGAGTCACCTGAATGGAGCTTGACATTGGCTGCATCCCCCCAACCTCCAGATGAGGGAAATGGGGAAGTGGAGTCTGCAGAAGAGACTGAGACTGCAATGGAAAGAGTGTCAGACAGTGACATTGAGGTTGATGAGTGCATAGCTACTGTAGACCTGGCCACCCCAGTGGCAGCTGAGAGAGATAATCATGGACACTCTGGGTCTAAACACCAAGTCCAAACTACAGTAAAAACGGAGGAGGAGAGTGTTCCTGTGTCAGAAAGGGCAACAGGGAGCATAAATAGTTTGGCCGTGTTGGGTCGCATACTGGAGGAGCATTCAGATGCTATCATTAGCCACCAGCTTGAGAAGGATAGAATAGGCTGCTCAGCTGCTAGCCATGATTCTGTCAAGCCACCTAAGACTATGCTAAGGATCCTTAAAACTGCAGAGGGAAAGCAACAAATGTTCTTACAGACTGCAGAGAACCAGTTTGCTGTGCCTGTGCAGCTCCAAGGCAACGCAGGGTTCAAGCTGATAACCAAATCCTCTGCTCCTCAGATCAATGTGTCCTATGTTAAGCCAGGAATTGAAATACAGAATCACACCACAGGGTTGGCACTCACCCTCAATGGTGGAAGGTTCAGCATTCTAGGACATACTGTAGGTGCTAGTGAAAAAGGTGCAATGCCGTTATCTGCTATTCAGCCTGGAGCCAGTACTAGTGCAAGCCACTACCTAGTCAACAGCACAGCTTTTAAAAGAAATATGCTGTTGTCAGACGCAGCACATAGTTCTCCTGGAGAAAATACCATAAAGTCACTGCAGACTTGTTACTTAGTCCAGAGGCCAGTCCCTGTAACCCAGCCCCCCCACAATGCAGGTAGCAAATTAGCAAGCTCAATGTCTCAATCTCCACTCATGTCCCGTCCAGTTCTGGCAATGTCTGCGAACTCGGTGAACAAATTAACTGCATTGCACACTGGGCGACAAGCCTTCTTGGTTAGATATATCTCTCCAGCTAAGTCAGGGATGCTTCTGAATAGTCCTGATGGGAAGTCTGTGAACCAGAAAGGTCAACCTAATGAAAATCGAGGAAATAAAGTTGTTTATAAGATCGTCAGAACTGCCAATGGTAACACGTTTCTTGCTGGTGCTGCACACTCCTCTGCCAACAAGCCCATTTATCTGGCCACAAATTCCACACAGATGCCCTGTTTTCTGATGTCATCAAATAATGTCTCTACTGGAGGGCAGAAACTGGTACCCATACAAAATGCCTCCCACAAACCTGTCATAGCTTCCAAGCTCTCAAATATTCTGTCCCCCCAATCCAACATGCAAGGTAGGGTCAGGCAGCAAGTGGGCATAGATGGTCTGAATAAATCCCCCCTTACCCCAAGTCGCCAGCTAAGTCAAAGGAAGAGGCACAGGAAAGCATTGTTTGATGAACTCCCAGAGCACTTGCCTAAAGTGAAGAGGCTCTCGAGCAAGGCGGTAACTGAGAAAGGGGCTCCCTCGCTCTGGGTGCCTGTACCCAAAGATGCAGAGAGGACTCTGAGACTGTACCCATTCAGTTCACTACAGGAGATTAAATGCCCTCGACGAAATCAGCCGGTAGTGGTTCTCAACCATCCCGATGCCGACATTCCTGAAGTTGCCAGTATCATGAGGTCTGCTAACAAGTACAAAGGTGCTGTTTCCAAGGTGGCACTGTCCCAAAAAACGGTTCAAGCTCTCTCTGAACTTGGCCCGACTGGACTTCTGGGGAAAAGCGCCAAGGTGAAATGTCCCTCATCACAAAGCTGTGGGTCGAGACTTCGGCCTTCAGAAAGCAGAGTCCGGGAGCGATTTCTGTTAAAACTGAAGTTTAAAAAAATGAGCAGGAAAAAGTACGAGGTGGTGAAGTCCTTATCTAGATGTGCAGAGAGGTCATCAATGTTCGCCTGTTGGTTTTGTGGTCGACTCTTCAACAACCAAGAGGAGTGGATAGGCCACGGCCAACGGCATCTCATGGAGGCAACCAGAGACTGGAATAAGCCGTTTTAA